GGCAGTCCCGAATTAAGACACCAACTCCAACTGCTTTCTGTGCTTTGAAGATCACTCCATCCACGTTCACTTTATATCTATCTGGCGGTAGAGGTGTCCATCTCTCTACTTGAACTTCTGGAACCGTGGCTGGTCGATCAAGAGCAACATAATACTCCTTGAGATAATGGGAAGTCCACTGCACCAGCTCGCCACCcgatttcttttttcctccatTACGCACCTCGTTCCTATTACTCCAGATTGCCCATGCTATTGCTGCAACCAACGCTACCTTGGACTCCTCATACTTTCCTTCCATAATCATGTGCCACATTAAATCAAAACACGAGCGGATCCTATCTACAGCTATACCGAAATGGATCTTTGTATAGCTCCATACTTCTCTGGCTCTCGGGCAGCTCCAAAATAAGTGTCCTGTTGTCTCAGGTTCTTCATGGCAGTCACTGCAACAATCTTCTTGTAGAATCTCCCTTCATACCAGGTTTGTCTTTGTAGGTAAGCTATCTCAGCATGCCTTCCAAATAAAATGCCGGATCTTATGTGGTGCTTGTATCATCCATAGTAGCTTCCAGAAGTTCTTAGTTTGGCTCTCATCTGAGCTTGAGCCGTAATTGGTAGGCCGTGAGAGGTTCATTGCTAGCTTGTATGCGCTCCGAACAGTGAATAAACCATTTGCACTTCCTGCCCATATGATTCTATCATCCGGTGGCTGTATGCTCAACGGTATACTTTTAATACACTCTGCCTCATGTGGGAGAAACAGAGCATCAATCACTTATGCTTTCCACTGTGTAGACTCTTGATCAATTAACTCACACACCTTTGTATCTGCACTCAAGAATAATCTAGGAGATACTACTTTATATGTTGAAGTAGATGGTAGCCACTTATCGCCCCATACCCGAATGGATGTCCCCTTCCCTACACTCCACCGACTTCCTTCCTTCACCAAATACTGAGCCGCCATAATACTCCTCCACACGTACGATGGATTTGTACCAAGTGAAGCATTTATGAAATTTGTACGAGGGAAATACCGTGCTTTAAACAGCCTATATAATAAGGAATCCTGCATTGTTTGAAGTCTCCATCCTTGTTTAGCAAGTAGAGCAAGGTTGAATTGTTTTAGTTGTCAAAAACCCATTCCACCGGCTGCCTTGGTTTCACATAATTTATCCCAACTAAGCCACGCCATCTTCCTCTCATTTTGTTTCTGACCCTACCAAAAATTGCGAATCAGGCTAGTCAATTCGTCACATAGAGAGTCGGGTATTTTAAAACAATTCATTGTGTAAGTAGGTATAGCTTGAGCTACAGCCTTAATCAACACTTCTTTTCCTGCTTTTGACAGGAGTTTCTCCTTCCACCCTGCTAATTTCTTGCAAAGCCTTTCTTTGATTTCCTTAAAcgaatttcttttatttcttcccACAAGAGATGGTAATCCCAAGTACTTCTCATATTGCTTAATGACTTGTGCCCCAAATCTATTCTTGATTTCTTCCTTCACCTCATCCGGAGTGTTTCTACTAAAAAATAGTGATGTTTTTGCTCTATTCAGTTGCTGCCCGAATGCCTTCTCATAGACTGCAAGGATTTTTTGTAAGGTGTTGCACTCTTCAATTGTGGCcttacaaaaaataatgctGTCATCTGCAAAGAAAAGGTGTGAGATTTTTGGTCCACTTCTGCAAATACTCAACCCCTCCATCTCTCCATTATCCACCGCTTTCTGAATTAGAGCTGATAGAGCTTCtacacataaaagaaataaataaggtGATAAGGGGTCTCCTTGTCGTAGACCCCTTGTAGGAATAATATGCCCTTTTGGATTACCATTTATTCTTACAGAGTATGAAACTAATGAAATACATCTTATTATCAGATTCCTCCATTATtcctcaaaacccaattttgtCATAATCCTTTCAAGACACACCCATTCTACTCTATCATAtgccttactcatatctaatTAAGAGCCATCTCCCCTTTCTTGCCACCCTTTTTATGATGAATGTGATGCATGGACTCAAAAGCTACTAAAACATTATCGGTGATCAACCGTCCATGCACAAATGCACTTTGGGTGTCACTAATAATGGATGGTAGTATCTTCTTCAACCTATTAGCTATGACTTTGGATGTAATTCTAAAAACcacattacaaagactaataGGTCTATAATCAGTCACACATTTTGGCTCTTTAATTTATGGAATAAGGACTATATGAGTTTCATTAAAATTAGGGGGTGCTAAACCATTATTTAGAAAATCAAGAATGGTTTTTGTGACTACATCACCAATATCTGACCAAAAATGCTGATAAAACAAAGGAGGCATACCATCCGGTCCAGGAGTTTTTAGAGGGTGCATTTGTTTTAGTGCTATCCTTACTTCATTCTCCATAAAATCCCTTGCAAGTTTCTGGTTCATGGCTGGTGTCACCTTTGGCTGAATAGCATGCAGCTGGCTGAATAGCATGCAGCACCTCATTGAAATCATTTGGCTCACTGGTTGTGAAAAGCTCTTTATAGTAGTCCACCACCATCTCTCCCATTCGGTCTTCATCATCTTACCAACATCCATTTGAGTCTAGCAGCCCCTCcatcatatttttcttatgtCTAGCTGATGCTTTTGCATGGAAAAACCGAGTATTTCTATCCCCATCTTGGTACCAACTAATCCTTGATCTTTGAAACCACATAGCATCCTCTTTCTCATGCCACCCATTCAGCTCCATCCTTGTATTCCTCATGTCTTGGATATTACTTGGAGATGCTGGCTGTAGTTCTAGCCATTCCAAGTGTTTTTGTAAAGCAGCTATTTTTTGCCAACATGCCCAAATTCGGTCTTATTCCATGCCTCAAGCTTCATCCGACATTGATCTAAGCATGATACTAATGGATAATCCGAAATAGAAGTCAGCCCCTCATTCCATGCCTCGCACATCGGATCCTTTAGCCActttttttcaaatctaaacaaccaccttggtcttcttctccttcttttattGGTGAATCTAAGCAGCAATGGTGAATGGTCAGAAGCTAAGGATGTAAGGTGATACAATCTAGCCATTGGAAACCGGTTTATCCATTCATTTGTGGCCAATGCACGATCAAGCCTTTCACGTATTTGAGTCCCGTCCTTTTTCTGATACAGCCAAGTAAAACATGGACCTATAAATCCCATATCCTTCAATCCACAATAGTCAATTGTCTCCACAAATCTCATCATTTGCTGCCTAGGCCGAGAACTACCACCTTTCTTCTCTGACATCCTAGTTAATTCATTGAAGTCTCCAATGACCAGCCATGGTAGAGGGGACGTGTGACTTAACTGCTTCAACCTTATCCAAGATTCTGACCTCTTCGAAGTATCCGGATTGCCGCAAAATCCTGTAAAGTGCCACCAACCTGAATCTGTTTTGCCTTCCACAAGAGCATCAATGTGTGTTTGTGAGTAAGTTTGGACGTCTAAATGAACCTCCTCCTTCCAGAGTAGTGCCAGCCCACCACTTGCACCATCGCTACCCACAAAGAAACCATTCTTGAACTCACATTTGTCTCGAACCATAATCATCCAATCCTCGTTCGACTTAGTCTCCATGAGGAAGACTATTGTGGgagcttctttttttattacctCTTTCAAGGCGTTAACTGTCCggaggttcccaagcccttggcagttccaACTTAATAGATTCATTGGACCTGGCGGGGCTGCCCAGCAACCTCTGCCGATCCAAATTCTGAAGCCAATAGCAAGCTTAAgtcttttgtttcttgctcaaTTTTAGTacgtttttatttttcctgCATCAGACCATCCTTTGTTTGCTGCATATTCATTTTCCGTTTGGGCCCCTCTTTCTGCTCTGTTATTTCCTCTTTTCCCATAGCTTGTCTGTTAATTCTAACCCATGTTCCTTTGGGCCGAGCCCCTTCCTCCTGCATGGGCCGAATTAAGCCCACCTCACTACTTGCCGTATTCCTCATGACCTCCTTCTTTCTTCCTTtacttgctttttctttttccacccaCCCCATGCAAAATTCTGGATTCATTAAATCTCCCTTTTCCATACGTTTTTGTAACCGtgggatattttttatttccgcACCCTGTTGATCCGGTCCACTTTCCTTGCATTCCACAATTTCCATATTCATCATCTTTCCATGATTAGCCTCATTTACTTCAGTTTGACTTGCGTGTGGACGTTGGGTTCTGATATTTCCATTTATTGCCTCATCTATTGCCTTTAATTCCTTCGTAAAATCCGTTACACATTGATCCCCTTTTACTGTCACTGCCTCACCGGTAACTGCACTGCTTGAACCACCGTTAGTAGCGTTTTCCATCCTCTTCATCCTCGTCGGTATCCCCTGTTTCTTATCCACCGCCTTAGTAAGCCCTCCCTCCTTGTACTTCGCCTCTGCACTTCCTTTTTCATACCCCTGGACTTCCACGACTGTCTTCTTCATTGGGTTGTATTGATTAGCACGCATCCATGGACCAAACTGTTGTTCGCTTGGTGATAGTGTTCCACGACTCCGCAGCCAGAGACTACACTCCTTGTCATCATGAGTGAGATGGCCGCACCAGTAGCATAGATTAGGTAACCTTTCATACGTAAAGGAAACCCAACCTTCTTCATTCTCATCAAATTTAACCCTTCGACCTCTACATAGTGGCTTCGATACATTAATGACCACCCTTACTCTCAGAAAATTACCACCCCTCATTTCAGTCTGATCTTTAGGCACCATGACCTCTCCCAATGTCTCACCTAAACTGCTTGCCACCTCGCTTGACAGTAGGGAATATGGAAGATTATGAATCTGAATCCAAAAAGCTACCCTGTTGAATTGGAGATTCTCAATCGGAGAAGACATATCATACCTTTGGAAGACCACCAAATGTCGATCAAATGCCCAAGGTTCACCCATAAGGACCTTTTTAGCATCCTCCTCTGATTCGAACGCAAAGAGTAATATATTATCCTATGCATTGCTGACTTCAAATTTTCTTCTCGTGCGCCACAAAGGCCTAAATGTTTTTGCTACCGCCTCAATGTTTATAGATCGCCACATAAAGAACTTTGCTGCTAAAGTATATGTctgcattttcttattttttgatagATCAAACTTGTTGTCCTCCTTACTAGATAACGACAGTTTCTTCCAATCCTTTGTTAGTTCCTCCATACCCACCCACGCTCACTGTATCCCCACCCCACGAAGAAAAAAACCCTAGCCCTACTAACAACATTGTCACTAGAGGGAACTCACCTTCCTCCTCAAAACAAGGAGGGTAACCACTATGCTACGGTATGGAGAGGAGGCAAACGCAcacttaatataaaaaatagtaataattgtGAATTTCTTGGACTGTTTCATCAGCAATGTTAGGTCAAAACTTAATAATTagtcacataaaaaaataattaataactagTACATTGTATTATTATTCCTACAAAATGAGTACATTCCTTGAAACTTCCTATCCGTGCTATTTTTctcattctaaaaaataataatttaatatgagAAACGGTTATAATTGTGAATTTGTTGGACTGATTCATCAGCAATGTTGGGTCAAAACTTAATAATTagtcacataaaaaaataattaataattaattagtacattatattattattcctacaaaatgagtacattaacataagcttttttttttaaaataaaaaatacacgTTTCCTAAAAGGTTGATacatatttgaaattaaaaattatacattagaAATAAATGTATATTAATTTCCATTGTATAATAGAAGTTGATAAGACTAATATTGGTCAATAGTAGACTAATATTGGTCAATATTAGCTATTACGTGggttaaagaataactattacgAATCTTTTGATAATAAATACGCAACAAAATACCGAATGATGATTTCaatggaatagttattccttttCTGCATACTAAACAGTAAACAATGGAAAACAGAAATTATAGTGTTCATGCATTATAAGGTataggaccttttttttttttttttttttttttttttttttttctatgggaTATAGGACTGGTATTTGTTTATTGTAAAAGAACTTTGTGGTTCATTTTATCGGgcattatctatatatatatatatatatatatataatataggttatgttattttactttattgtaGGCTTGTAGCAAACTTTGACACCCaaaccaaagaaataaaaaggtATGTTGATACTTgatacctcaaaaaaaaaaaaaaaaaaaaagtatgttgaTACCATACGCGGCTCATAATTAACTAATGAACGAGTGTGATATTTCGAGATAATAAATTCATTACAAATATAATAAGCTTAATAATTATAATACACTTaggaatttatctttttttaaaaattaatttattaatatacttattataaatttatcaattGATCATTACTTAATTAAGAAATATGTAACTTTTTTGTCATAATTGTAAGCTGTAACCCATCTTTGGGTCTCAAATGGGATTTTGAACTGAGCATCTCATTGGTTGGACACGAACCTTGTGAACTTTCTCAGTGCTTGATGGACTTGGACTAAAAAGATCCTCCAGGCCCATGCTATAGGCTTGGGCTTTAAAGGGCCCAGGCATATCCCCTCATACAACACTTTTCAAGTGTAAAAAACCAAAGCGATCAAATACAAAATTGACTCTCTAAgtttctttaaatttcatttcaatcatctaactttcaagtttattcaattaagatttttttcatcaacttttgttatatgttatggttcatttttttattttataaatttttcttcaaattttttaaattaagaaaattcaattaatgattgaaaaatattttctagattttctttttcaaaaaattttaacaaaaattaatggAAATGCCTTAATTGAAAAGCTCTGAAACTTAAAGGATTGaaataaacaaaagtaaagttagaggactgaaacgAAATCTGAAAAAAGTTagttagttttgtattttaaacaaaaaaaaaaaaaaaaaaaaaagtgtacccGTGTATAAAAAAATCTGTAGTGCAATGAGGATTAAGGAAGGATGGATAAATACATTTATTACTCCACTCATATctatattttcacaaaaaaagaaaaagaaaaatacattgaaaaagttaaaagtattttctattaCATAAAATTTCTAAACTACTTTCCCAACAATCTTAATCCTCATGGCTCATAAGCATCTCTACCACCTGAGTCATGGTGGGTCTTTCATCCTTATCTTCTGCAACACATTGCAAAGCCACTTTGACTAGAAGTTCCATCTTAGCCTTGTCATAATTGTTAGTCAACATGGGATCTATAATTTCTTCAATCCATGACTTCTTTGTAGTTGTTCCAATGTTAACATTCTCCCTTACCAACATGACCAACCTTTTATGCTCTCTTATTTCTCCATTGTCTGTAGTATGCATGACATTTGGGCTTTTTCCAGTTACCATTTCCAACAGCACAATTCCATAACTATACACATCAACTTTAGAAGTGATGGGAAGATTGTAGACCCACTCAGGAGCCATATAACCTCTGGTTTCTCTCATTCTTGAGAAGCTTGAATGATCAATCTCACTTCTACTTTGTAGTTTAGACAAACCAAAATTTGCTACTTTTGGTTGATAGTCAGCATTTAGGAGTATATTCTGAGGCTTTACATCACAATGTAAAACCCACTCTAAGCATTCTTCATGCAAATAAGCTAGGCCTTTAGCAGCACCCACTGCaatttcaaaccttttcttcCAATCAAGTGAATTAGAACTAAGATTTTCAGCTAAAGATCCATGCTCCATGTATTCATACACCAAGAGCTTATGCTTTCCCTCTACACAATATCCCCACATCTCTATCAAGTACATGTGGTTCAACATCCCAATGGTGTTTACTTCTGCAAGGAACTCTGCTTCTCCTTGGTTAGCTTCGTTGAGTCGCTTGATTGCTGCTACTCGTTGATCAGACAAAACACCTTTGTATACTATCCCTCCTGCTCCTTGTCCAATCACTTCTTTGAATCCTTGCATTGCTTTTCTTAGCTCATTAAAGGTGAATCGTTTGAATTTAGCTGTTAGGCCTAGGTATCCTTGTGCAGTGGAGGCTGGACGTTTGCTTGTTTTTAACAAGAAAAACCAGATCAGGACAATACAACTCAACTCCACTCCTCCCACTGCTGTGGCGAATCAAAGCAAAAGCTTTACCGTCTTATTTTCATATGTGCTTCTTTCTTGCTTAGAAACAATGCTCGAACACTGCAATCTAAATTCTTCATCAAGCACCTTGTGATTGGAAATACTAGCTTTGGGTACTCTCAAATAAAGATCTCCATCAAAATTTGGTGAACGGCGTCCATTTAGCAGCCGAGACTTGGGATAACAGTTATAGCCACCATCTTCCATGCTAAATCTATATTGAAACCCTTTGCAATTGCACCTATTTAGGCATTCTTCTTGACAGTCCTGGAAGGTAAGATTCTGTAAGAAGTCTATATCTGAGCCATAGTACTCAACATGAGCAAGTTGGACAAAAGTAGTCTTATCTCCATGGTCGCAAGAGATATTAAATTCTGGTTCGCACCCAGATGACCAATCACTATGATCTTTCATCTTGAAGCCTTGCAAGCAAAAGCATCTTCGGCCAGAGACATGATCATAAGTACACACACCATTAGGTCCACAGACGCCATGAATCCTGCATGGATCAGAGATGGCTTGCCATGTTACAATCCAATCCCAACTCCCATCCTTCTCTTGCAAACTGTATAATGGAAGATTGCCATCAGCGTCAAGCTTTAATCGTCTCTGAGTCACTGTACCAAAATCTGTTGCATGGAATTTGAAATGATCAGAGGACCAGAAATATCCTGTGTCATCTAGTAGTGCAGCTCTACTAGTATTGTAGAAACAAATCCCGGCATCTGAAATATCTTCAAGGGATGGGTCTGGCCAGTAGAGACTTGAAAGTTTTGGACCTTGGAAAAGCAGGTGGAGTGCATTATCTTCATTGAAAAAGAACTTATAGTAGCCAGAAGAATATAGACCTTGGCCTCTATTTGAGATTAGGCTTGTACCAAATGTTAG
This genomic stretch from Quercus lobata isolate SW786 chromosome 3, ValleyOak3.0 Primary Assembly, whole genome shotgun sequence harbors:
- the LOC115982520 gene encoding putative receptor protein kinase ZmPK1; translated protein: MQGFKEVIGQGAGGIVYKGVLSDQRVAAIKRLNEANQGEAEFLAEVNTIGMLNHMYLIEMWGYCVEGKHKLLVYEYMEHGSLAENLSSNSLDWKKRFEIAVGAAKGLAYLHEECLEWVLHCDVKPQNILLNADYQPKVANFGLSKLQSRSEIDHSSFSRMRETRGYMAPEWVYNLPITSKVDVYSYGIVLLEMVTGKSPNVMHTTDNGEIREHKRLVMLVRENVNIGTTTKKSWIEEIIDPMLTNNYDKAKMELLVKVALQCVAEDKDERPTMTQVVEMLMSHED
- the LOC115980311 gene encoding putative receptor protein kinase ZmPK1 produces the protein MTKPSVPTVVWIANRGDPVDGKGSKLSVLKDGKLHLTDSAGSVVWKTKTEALTISEASNLQLRLMNTSNLVLYNFSSVAQSFDSSTDILLPQQLLTFGTSLISNRGQGLYSSGYYKFFFNEDNALHLLFQGPKLSSLYWPDPSLEDISDAGICFYNTSRAALLDDTGYFWSSDHFKFHATDFGTVTQRRLKLDADGNLPLYSLQEKDGSWDWIVTWQAISDPCRIHGVCGPNGVCTYDHVSGRRCFCLQGFKMKDHSDWSSGCEPEFNISCDHGDKTTFVQLAHVEYYGSDIDFLQNLTFQDCQEECLNRCNCKGFQYRFSMEDGGYNCYPKSRLLNGRRSPNFDGDLYLRVPKASISNHKVLDEEFRLQCSSIVSKQERSTYENKTVKLLL